The genomic segment CTGTTCTTACAGAAGAAAAGAACTGCATGGTAAGATTTAGCTaattatacctacagtatatggtgacAGCACAGTCAAACGTTTTCTGAAAtacaaaacatgtttaattaGCATCCTTCTCTTTTGTGCTTGCCAATGTATTTTAGACCATGTCTgccatacatatactgtacatactgtaggaaaagtaattggtttattccatgctgaaaagagaagaaaaaaacaacttttcggccatggagccttctttaggtgaccggaagaaggctccacggcagaaacattgtgttttcttttcagcatggaataaacctattgcttcttcctttgcagcctttgcatgctgacgcagctacccacctgaactgcatATAAAGTATGTACATTATATGTATACATATATTTGCCATTGGTGTCTTTGTACAAGATAGCACTACGTTGCTAATATTGgtcttaaattttaattttttatagccCATTGGTGATAAGTCATTACATAAAGGGATTACAATTGAAGTCTTTGAAGTTTAATATGagaatacatttttagaaaatggaaaagctgttttttcttctattattattttcagatttaaagGTAGGCGGCCCAGCTGATTACCTGTGAATAGATACagtttacatattttaaagtacagtaaaaaacaaacaaaaatattagaaaTCCATTGAAGAACAAGACAACActtaactgttttttaaataaaggaggATTGTTTACAGTAATTGCTCCTCTATTTGAAATAGATCATCAAAACTTATTTATGGGAACTGCACCTTCCAGGAAGAGTTAacagtgtttaaaaatattgacaAAAGAAAAATCTATTAAACATGTTTACAACCATGCTGGATTGTATCTTTGTCCAATTTAATATTCTTAAAAATTAATGATAAAACATATTTGTGGGTAATAAAATGATATGGAAGATTTcacttttttgttcttttttaattattgtgtcATTGTTTTATTGCAATTTATTAACTTacaataaaatgatgtttttatgCACTGCAGTCTTTAATTTTGCAAGGTATTTAAATGTCAGgctgaataaaaatatttttcgcTTCCTTTATTCTTAAGGTGTTTTTCACTATGCAAAGAAGTCTAACAAGCCCAGGCAAtcctacatttttaaaatgttacacaGCATGTTTATAGGGGCTCATCCCATGAAAAGCCACTTGTAAAAGATTAACATCACTTCAATCCTAacattttaagatttatttgaaaatatattgtacTTGCACTAGAATCACAATGCACTCTAACACCTGCAATACACTGTGGAGTTAGTTCATAGTGTGTCTTAAAGCTTAATGAGTTGATGTCTGGGTATCTCAAGAGGAGAATATCTGCTATTACTCACACTCCTCTTGCAGAGCAACAGTAGCTGTTGTGAGGtgagatgaaaagaaaccatTAGTGATTCTCAATTTAGAGATGaaaaaattacaaatgcaaATAATTGTTTACAAAGGTGAATTCACTTTCATACAGGTTTTTTTCTGGGTGATTTGTTTTCCTCTCAGCttccaaaaacattttggacCGGTTAATTAGTGTCTTTAATGTGTCCCCGTGTGCttgaatgtgtactgtatgtatgtgacCTGTGGAGTACTGATTTACTGTACAGGGTGGTGTCCTAGTGTACCCTGTATGATTGTGGGGTGGGTTTAAGTTTGCCAGGACCCTTACCAGGAGAAAGAACAGTACATAATTGTATCTGACCTGGAGTGAGCACCTTTCAAccaatgctactgtatatggggGTAAATGAAATTTGAAACAAGCACAAATGACAAATATAACCACTGTGGTAGTTCTAGTGCTAAATGCAAATGCTGTCTGTATGGTATAATGAGAAAAAGAAACCAGGGATCTCACAAAATACCTAAATATTTAAGCAAGGTGTTTGTGTATTTAGCAAAATATTGAGGGATTTTGTAGTTATGGAGTTTCATGTTCTCACTTAAGGATATACACTTAAGACTATCTATACtattatacataaaatatactCATTATACTTTCAGAGTGCACTTTCCACTTTTTGACACAATAGGTTATGGAAGTGAGAAAAAGGCTACCAAAGTGCATAATCTGAAGCTGGTACTCTTTTGATGTcaaaaatggctggatggaaTGGTCAGATGGATTAGATATTAAAACTAAATGAGGTATATTGGCAGAATGGGCTCATCACATTTGTTAATATtctcattgttttaaaatgaccGATAAAACAGGGCATTAGGAAATCTGTAATATATTGACAAGCAGGatgatgaaaaacagaaataaaagactGTGTGCTGCAGAATTTTATCTCCATTGGTGATACTGGTGATAGTATTGGTTCAGTACATCTGTTTCTGTGTCAAGCTTAGCTTTGGATTCAAGGCTTGACAATCATCACGTGATACAATATGAAGAGtggattaaaaatatttgatcCAGGCCTACTGTACAAGAGAACAATGCCTTGCTTTCTGAAAGTTTGTTGGGTTCAGTAAACTAACCTTTTAGTCTACATCTTAcattaccaacattttaatataatatctaaattaataaaccttttaataGATATTTGAAATACACTTTGTACATTTTGAGTTAAAATTAAAGTCTGAAGGCACAAAGAGGATTTCATACAAGTTTCCTATGTAGAAAAAGCTAAAATGTAGCAAAAATATAAGCatgaaataaaacaggaaaacgAAGTGTATTCCTGTAATCATTTCTtcctatacagtaaatacagaatttgaaataaatattttagcatAAATCACCAAATGCTAAACAGCAGACACTTCACTGATCTTCTCAAGATAAATACATTCTGTTTAACCGCATATAAAGAAATAATTGTCTGAGAATTATTTGTAATCATTGCTTAGCATCCTTTGGTagttaattataaacatctatatactgtatcattctCATACTGTACACCTTTTTTTAATTCCCTAAAGATGTGACGTATGGTCTTTATGGGAAATTAAATACATCTGCTGAGACTCAACAGATCTTTAGCCTCTTAATCTTCAAATGAAGCTTCATCTGGCAATTCATTTAATGAAACCATAAACGGTGAAGTAAGTAATATGCAAACAATCCAAATACGTTAACACTTTGTTTATGGGTAATTCAAGTACTGTTAGATTAAATTTTGattactaaaatacaaaagaacaaaaaaagctatttttaaagattaagtaaaaaaaacgtGCTCAATTTTTTCATAGACATCCACAAGGAATATCATACTGTTTATGTTTATACTGTTTATCAAAATAACTAGTTACCTGCAGCAATAAGTGTATTCTTGCTCCGTAGTCACACAGTTACAAACAACCTTGCCTAACAAAAGCAGTTGAAATCGGGCTGTTTTCTAAGGTAATGCTTTTAAACATGTCATCAGAGAACATGCATGTGTTGGAATTAACAGTTCCTGATTTTGAATTCCAGTAGCTCTTGTTGTTCCAAGGCCTGCAGTAAAGCTGGGAAAAAATACCTTCAATACAGGTATGTGCCTACAGACTTGCTATACAGTAAGTTTTCTTTTTAGCTGTCTGCTTCTTTAACTTACATACAggatcttctttaaaaatacaggatCCTACCAAGTTTAtgacaacaaaaaaatcaatgttgttgagcaaacaacactGTATTAGAGGCCAGAGAAGTCAAGATTTACAACTGCTCTTCGCATTAAAGGTATATGAGAATATTTTAGAATGTATTCACatattacaaaaacaaagatgttgTGGAAAATAGGCTGATCATATCCTTAGACATTAAGTAGCCCTGACAAGAAAATTGTATTACTTAAGATACTTCTATCcttgttttccttatttttgtattttcatacTCAGAATATGACTTAAAATCAATAGAAAATTATCTAAATgcttacaaatacagtatttatgaaaaataaatgtatgcttcaaaattaaattcagaCTTCTTGTCTTCCTTCCCAGCTTCTACAAAAAATATTCCTGCAACTATATTCACATGGATAACATCTCCTTCAACAGCTCATCTATGTTGTCCctggaaaaattaaatataccTCCCAATGTTGTCTATCCAGCATTTTGTCTGGGAATGCTAAGTTACTGCATCATTGTTTTGAGTAATTCAGTCATCCTTCTCACAATTGCAAGGGATAAAAAGCTGTATCAACCCATGTACATTCTGTTTGTCAATATGCCTGTCAATGATCTAATTGGGGCCACTGCCTTCCTTCCTCAATTAATGAAAGAAATTTTGCTTGATTCCAGGTCAATAAGTTATCCGGCCTGTGTCACCCAGGCTTTCTTTGTTCACCTTTGGGCTGTAGGCTCTGTGTTGATACTGACAGCAATGGCATATGATAGGTATGTTGCAATATGCTTACCTTTAATGTACAATTCTATCATGACTAATTCTTACTTAATGAAAATGATCATACTGCTTTGGTCTGTGGATTTTATTCTGATAACCGTTCTTTTGTCCTTGGTTGTGCGGTTGCCTCGATGTCGATCACTAATATCTAATATTTACTGTGATAATCCTTCTCTTGTTGCACTTGTCTGCTCTGACACCAGCATAAATAACATCTATGGGCTGTTTTTGACAGCTGTGGTGCAAACTCTGGCTTTAGGCTCAGTTCTCTACACATACATGCAGATACTTTACACGTGTCTGAGGAACAAGCACTCGGATGCGAGGAGCAAAGCTGTTCAAACTTGCACCACACATTTAGTTTCATTTGTCATTTTAGAAATTACATCTTTTTACAAAATACTTTCCTATCGTTTTGAGAAGACACCCTCATATATATCAAAGGTTGTTGGGGTCTTAGTTTTAACATTTCCCCCAACACTGAACCCAATTATATATGGCCTGAAAATAAAAGAGATCAGGACAAGAATACCATTGATTTTTAGACAAAAAGTTGTAACCTTCTAGATCATTGTGTTGGAcggataaatacaaaaaatccatAAAACGTTTTAATCACATATGAGTTCCAATGCATTCTTCAAAAATTTGTTGTGTCCATTTTATTGAGGAGAGACCACTATCAACACTCAAACATTACATAATGTTTTGTAATGGTAAAGTGGTAACTTATGTTGTATAATAATCAAGCTTTCTCTTACTTGCAAAATCTCTTTAATTGTCTTCCATTTTGCGTTGCAAATGTATTCGATACAgtgattttatatatatataatatttataatatcttGGTACAAGACAGCAATACTTAAGCTCCTATACTCAAATTTTAAATTAGTGTATTTCATTtgcttatttcatttttatttattattttaatatatattttagaagGCACTAAAAAATTGTGTTTCGttaattttgcagttttgcagGTAGGCAGCCGAGATGATAACTTGATATTCCTGTATATTGTATCTTTGTAACAGAAATATGGATAAAGTGtactttttttcattgctgAAAATGGTACAGATCTCCAGAGGAACGATGTAGCACTTCTTTGAATTTACAGGGTGAAAGGCTTATTTATTTACCATACTTTTTGAAACAGTAGATacacttttttatgggaacagcTCCATCAAGATTTAAGTGATTTAAAACAATGACTTTCTTTTATCATTCAAAATcacttcttaaaatgtttataaacatTCTGGTTTATATTGTATCTTTATCCTATTTAATATACATCTTAAAATTAAACACTAAACATATGTAGCAGATTTATGTCATGTCAGAAGATTTCACTTATTGTTTGCTTGCTCTAATTCATTTTGCTCACTTTCCAGTTTTTAAactcaaaataaatattatgaactgtttttcttttattttgtaaacaattaaaaaaaagagtctGATACTAAATGCTAAAGATTAAAGGTTaaagattttttaattattcgTGAGTTCCTTTTCAATATGCAAAGCAGTTTAACAAGACATCCtcaatgatttaaaatgttactCAGTatgcatatttactgtatgttgactGGGGCTTGTACATTCACAGAGTCATCAGGTGAAGGAGAAAGATTAGTTTAGATCAGtgctaatttgttttttaaagatacaACATAAGCACAATATTGTAACAAATGCACTGTCCACGAGGTAGAGGAAGAACCCTGTGCGTTattctgagagtttcagaagaTCGGAAAAAAGGGTGAAAGGGAGAGGAGATCGATGTCTACTTATGTTGCTGGGCTGAAGTCGGAGTCGAGGGACGAAGGTAGAATATCGAAGACCAGAGTTTCAGTCAGAGGGGATCAAAGGCTTAATATCCAAGTCGCTGGGCTGAAGTTGGAGTCGAGGGACGAAGGTAGAATATTCCAAGACCAGAGTTTCAATCCGAAAGAGAATGTCTCAATAGACAACAGTGAAGTAGGCGCTCCAAGGATAGGGGCTAATACCAAGCACAGACCTGAGGGAAATGAAGGTTTAAATATCCCGGGAAGTGGAGGGTTTGATTATTAGTGTGGTGTCGTGATTGGATAATTGATCAGTGTGCTGGCGCTTGCCGGAATTACCCATAGCTGTGGTCTGTTTAGGGATACGTTGTTTATAGGATAGAATAAGGTTGCTAGTGGGCATAACAAATATGTTGCACAGTAAATACAATTTTTTATGGGAACAGCAACTTCCGTCaagaatacaatattgtaatatcAGTACATTTAGAAAAGTCAGATAAATCTTAGTTTAGAACATACTAGAAAAGCTTTGTTTTGCTATATTTACTCACACAAAACATaatgatatttaatattttaaaaaaaaattggcacCATGAATTTAAAACTCTTTTGAATATTAGAGTCTGAACTTTATTGATCTAAAATTATAGTGTCTTCTTATTCCAAAAACAATGTTGCATCATTCAGGAGGGAGTTATTGGTCGCGGAGGGAGTccttattacctgtaaagtgctttgagtggtgtgCACAAAAatactatacaagtgtaagaaataataataataataatgtggaaTACTTGCAGGaataatgattttgttttgggTCTTGCATTTTCTACAGGAATCACACtggatttatttaattaaatatttattatatttatgtatactgtaatataacATACTTATAAATGaagtattataaaatatttacaatattatacatatttatttaatttaaggaTGAAGACAGCAAAAGGTAATTGTTCTGTTTCAATGTTTAGCATTGTTAATGTTAATAAGCATTGTTTAAGCCtagcttatttttaaaataggccACCAAAAATGTGAACCCACATACTCAGAAGAGAGTTGCCACATCTGTATACAGAACTGCTCTTACAATTGTATTGTAAGTACCACTGTCACATCAGACTGTGGTAATACAAAAAGTCATCAATAAACAATCACAAGGTATTGAAACCCAATAGAATTAACTTTCTGGACTGGGCCCTGAAATAACAACATAAGCATGTATTTTGCATGTGTAGGGGGCTATTGACAAGTGCTGAAGGACGATAATCAATAAGAAAGCATCTCTGGCTCCAGTTCTGAAGCTAATTGAGTGGCCTCAAAGAGGAAACTGACAGCTGAAGTTCCTGACAACGAGTAACACAGACCACACAGAAAGATCTCCTTTGATTAGACTCAGCACAGAGAAAAGACGCcacaaacacaataaataaataaataaaaaaaaagatttatcctTTAAGGAATGTGTTTATATTCTTCTTGCTTTAGTCTTATTCACTAGATTTAGAGCTGCTGtgaataaagcaaaaaaaaaaaaaactactgattTTGCAGCAGCTCCCTTTGTGTAGTTTTCAAATTTCTCAGGAGAATTTTCAGCTGATCATTAGTATTCAGTGCCaagaaaaaaattgtttaaTCCATAGACTGGTCTGTATTTCCATGCAGTATTTTTTAGGCCTAAAATGTAATATCTTCAAAGAATTCTTAATTAAAGATAAAATTttaatgtatatatgtatagaaTATATGTATAACTTTATCAAGCATGAAACACAAAGACATACAATCTATTTGGATTATTAAACTAACAAAATTATCAAATAGTACATATGAGTAAGAGAGCCCTTAGATCCAGTACATAATGGCACCTCATTAAGCAGAAATGATGTCAACTACTGTAGATCTTTTCTGTGAAACTATTTATCAGTTTCTCACATAGATATTTATGGATTTAAGCTCAGTTTACTGACTGCTTCACATTACTGACATTAGAGGGTTTCCTTGTATGGACAGCTTGGTTCAGGTTACCATAACACTTCAATTGGGCTTAGTTCCACACATTGACCTAGACATTGAAATAGGATaatgtaaaatgtgtaataGCGATAGCGATAGAGATGGAGGACGGGAGGGATGAGACTGAGGCTGAATTGGACATTGAGGATAAAGACGCAAAGAGACAGGGACATGAGACATAGAACGATTGCTGACTGAACAAGACAGGAGTGGATTGGACATGGGGGAAAAGGACAAGGATGAAATAGGGACATAGGACTTACCTGCACAAATATTGAGGAGGTGGCACCGGTAGCAGaagaggacaaaagaaaaatgaacacGAAGCCGAGACATGGAGACAAGACATAGGAATTACCTGTACGGACATTAAGGACGTGGTGCTGGTAGCAGCAGAGCTGAATTGGACAGGGATAGAAACATGAACGAGACAGGAACACAAGATGCAAGTTGGCTGCTGACTGGGCCAGAGGTAGGATGCCTGACAGACCCGAGGGCCGAGGAGATGGCCGCAGTAGCAGCGGAGACAAGATGAATGGACCCGGGGCTGAAGTTAACGCCGGGCATAGGGATGCAAGACATGGGACAACTGCTGACTGGAAGATGAGGAGGAGCATACCAAGTTGTTTTGGATGCAGGGGGTGTGGAATGGTGCAGGCTACCTGCTGGCTGTGCTGAAGGTAGTTTGGCTGGGTGAACTGGGGGCAATAGTGATGGCAGCAGGAGCAGCTGGGGCCGAAAGAGAGGAAACCGGGGCCGAAGGCGCCAAACAAGTGGAACTTGGGCCACGTTGGATGCTGGAGGGAAAGACAGAGGAGAGTGCAGAAGTAAAAAGAGAGAGGAAGGGGATGCGGGAGGTGTGGACCTGGGGCCTGGGACCTGGGGAACAGGGTTATTGAGAAGGAGGCTGGGTATAGAACAGGGTGAAGTTGCCCAGTGAAGGTGTGAGTTGGTCGAAGGAGAGATGCAGACGAACATATAGCAGGATGAGACAACAGAAGATGACAGGCGAAGGCACGGGAAGCCCCGCTTCTTTTTCTCCTTTCATTTcttgtctctttttttattctctcttcatattttctttttcctttttcttctcttttttttcttaagccgaACGATGGTTCTCCTTTGCTGTGCAGGCACATGACGACGTGAGGGTGATGCCGTAGTCAGCAGGATTCAAAGCTGCACAGGGAGACCCCGATGGATTTCCAGTTCATCGCCCTAACAACTAGGCCACGACTGCAGCGTACGGGTTCTCGCATAGGCAGGAGAACAGCGTCGCAGGTGATGTAACCAGAGGGTGCTGGGGAATGCTGTAGGATCGAAGTTTGCTTTTTGTAGATGGCAGATAGATGCAGTGAAAACAGAACTTTTTGGAAGCATTTCTTTTGACCTGGACGGTGTGTTTTTGGAGCATTCTGAAGGCTTGCCACGGTCCAGTCTGTAATCATGGGAGACGAtccaggagaaggaggagcAGATATATATAAACTGCGGTGGGGACATTTACGTGTGAGGCAGGGGCTGCTTGGAGAATTCGCCGCGGAGGAAGGAGAGGGTGGGATTTGTGATGAGGGAGGGACGATAATGGCAGCATTTAATGTTTGGCGAGCAGCTGAATCCTGTGAGGACTGGCCGTAGATGAGCGCTGCTGGTAGGAAGGCAAGGGATGGAGGTGATGAGGCGCTGGAAAGAGAAGCAGGAGAAACAGGCTGGTCGAGGAGCGTAGGGGAATCCTCTGTGCTGCCCTtgagtgaaataaaaaatagagcCACAAAGCCATTAAGAGCCATTCACACATtaatcaagagaaaaaaaatctactttGAGCAGAGTaaccaaacagaaaaataaccaCAAAAAAAGCCAGGAGAGCTCACTGCTGACCAGTAGTATGCTGTGCTGTTTACATATACACTTATGTCattctcattattttttaatttttattttgtgggtGATTCCTTAGGGCTGCCCTTGAGTGaaataagatatactgtagctgccgAGCAGTGGAGAGTCATTCACACATTAAGAGATGAACCTGGATCTAGAACGGAAATCAAAATTActtaattacaaatgtacagtaagtaaagtATATAGCTCTTTCTAGATTAAACTTAAATTCTACCCCCTCAGTTTTTTCTTCCTTGGTAGAAtttcaacattatttttaagagtctttcttattattactattacttaTTACTGTTAATAAGAAttactatttttattattacttattattattgtttttatcaatGCAAAAATTATTCACAGTATTGATTCACACAAGTCTTTCTGTTGCTCCAGTAAACCTTGAACATTGAAGAAGAAGCCTTAGTGCCACAAGAAATCTTCCAGGATAGAAATACTCTCGatgtatttttaacaaatttaTTCATTAAACTTttacaacaaaacaaacaaaatacaacaagCTAGGCATATGAAAAACtagtgaaatactgtagttgttgttcatatttttacattattttatgatTGTTATGTTTAAGTCTGGTATGTCCTGATTTACTGTACCAgaaatccaaaaacaaaaacagttaagTTAAGTTGAGATCATGGGCAGCTGActtacattttagcattttaacCTTGTCCCTACACCTATGTTGAGATATGCAATTTGTAATTTGTGAAGAATTCAGTTTCACTGTGTTTATTTAAGTTTAGTGGAGTCCTGTGTATTTGATCTTTTTGATATTGTGATCATATTTCCTCCAAAAAGTGTTTAAATACTCATACTGGTTGAAATATCCAGTCCCTTGGTTCTAAATCTGGGAATTTACTAGGAATAAAGATAAGGTAGCAGCATTTCAGCAATATTTTATactggttttgtttttacagttagGAAATAGGATACTTTCTACATGAATAACAATAATTCTAAAGTAAAGTTTAAGGTTTAATAAAGGGATAATTAGATTACTTGCcacattgaaaatgaaaaaaaaaaacattacctgaTTGGCTTTTCATGATGGttagaaatgaaatgttttcgCACATTCTTTCTTGAATGTTAAAAAGTAGAAAAAGCACATCATaaccaaaacattttctgattGACATGATATTGAAACTTGGGGAGGGAAATACTTGTAAATTTGATACATTTTTCAAAGGTTGGCTTCTATTTTGTAAGAAACATATTT from the Lepisosteus oculatus isolate fLepOcu1 chromosome 5, fLepOcu1.hap2, whole genome shotgun sequence genome contains:
- the LOC102695450 gene encoding olfactory receptor 52B2-like, giving the protein MDNISFNSSSMLSLEKLNIPPNVVYPAFCLGMLSYCIIVLSNSVILLTIARDKKLYQPMYILFVNMPVNDLIGATAFLPQLMKEILLDSRSISYPACVTQAFFVHLWAVGSVLILTAMAYDRYVAICLPLMYNSIMTNSYLMKMIILLWSVDFILITVLLSLVVRLPRCRSLISNIYCDNPSLVALVCSDTSINNIYGLFLTAVVQTLALGSVLYTYMQILYTCLRNKHSDARSKAVQTCTTHLVSFVILEITSFYKILSYRFEKTPSYISKVVGVLVLTFPPTLNPIIYGLKIKEIRTRIPLIFRQKVVTF